One stretch of Streptomyces sp. R21 DNA includes these proteins:
- the rapZ gene encoding RNase adapter RapZ — protein sequence MNENAQQEQEPQPQEPQEPQAGEGTGGAQDAQGDTTVETAGVPDAAIPELVIISGMSGAGRSTAAKCLEDLGWFVVDNLPPALIPTMVELGARSQGNVARIAVVVDVRGRRFFDNLRESLADLESKNVTRRIVFLESSDEALVRRFESVRRPHPLQGDGRIVDGIDAERELLRELRGDADLVIDTSSLNVHELRAKMDAQFAGEEEPELRATVMSFGFKYGLPVDADLVVDMRFLPNPHWVPELRPFTGLNEEVSAYVFNQPGAKEFLDRYAELLQLIAAGYRREGKRYVTIAVGCTGGKHRSVATSEKLAARLASQGVETVVVHRDMGRE from the coding sequence ATGAACGAGAACGCGCAGCAGGAACAAGAACCACAGCCGCAGGAGCCGCAGGAACCGCAGGCCGGCGAAGGCACGGGCGGGGCGCAGGACGCGCAGGGAGATACGACAGTGGAGACGGCCGGAGTGCCCGACGCGGCCATTCCCGAGCTGGTGATCATCTCCGGGATGTCCGGAGCGGGCCGTTCGACGGCCGCCAAGTGCCTGGAGGACCTCGGCTGGTTCGTCGTCGACAACCTGCCGCCCGCGCTGATCCCCACCATGGTGGAGCTCGGCGCCCGCTCCCAGGGCAACGTGGCGCGCATCGCGGTCGTCGTCGACGTCCGCGGACGGCGCTTCTTCGACAACCTCCGCGAGTCGCTCGCCGACCTGGAGTCCAAGAACGTCACCCGGCGGATCGTCTTCCTGGAGTCCTCCGACGAGGCCCTGGTGCGCCGCTTCGAGTCGGTGCGCCGCCCGCACCCCCTCCAGGGCGACGGCCGCATCGTCGACGGCATCGACGCCGAGCGCGAGCTGCTGCGTGAGCTGCGCGGCGACGCCGACCTGGTCATCGACACCTCCAGCCTGAACGTGCACGAGCTGCGCGCCAAGATGGACGCCCAGTTCGCCGGCGAGGAGGAGCCCGAGCTGCGGGCCACCGTCATGTCCTTCGGCTTCAAGTACGGCCTCCCGGTCGACGCCGACCTGGTGGTGGACATGCGCTTCCTGCCCAACCCGCACTGGGTCCCGGAGCTGCGCCCCTTCACCGGCCTCAACGAAGAGGTGTCCGCCTACGTCTTCAACCAGCCCGGCGCCAAGGAGTTCCTCGACCGCTACGCCGAGCTGCTCCAGCTCATCGCCGCCGGATACCGGCGCGAGGGCAAGCGCTATGTGACCATCGCGGTCGGCTGCACCGGCGGCAAGCACCGCTCGGTGGCCACCTCCGAGAAGCTCGCCGCCCGTCTCGCCTCCCAGGGCGTGGAGACCGTGGTGGTGCACAGGGACATGGGCCGCGAATGA
- the yvcK gene encoding uridine diphosphate-N-acetylglucosamine-binding protein YvcK, whose product MTERAALRLSRLRRVTLEGRAGRPAEARGGKPRRRGTQPKVVALGGGMGLSASLAALRRITGDLTAVVTVADDGGSSGRLRDELGVLPPGDLRKALAALCGDDDWGQTWARVIQHRFQSQGDLHEHAVGNLLIVALWEQLGDHVQALDLVGRLLGAHGRVLPMSAVPLELQALVKGHDPDRPDDVDTVRGQATVALTPGEVQSVHVVPHDPPAVPEAVEAVLDADWVVLGPGSWFSSVIPHLLVPELLDALTQTKARRVLSLNLAPQPGETDGFSPQRHLEVLGRHAPKLALDVVLADEAAVPDLESLTDAAKRFGAAVELAPVARTDGSPRHDPELLAAAYDRIFRMHGRIGPWR is encoded by the coding sequence ATGACCGAACGTGCCGCTCTGCGGCTGAGCAGGCTGCGCCGCGTGACCCTTGAGGGGCGCGCGGGCAGGCCCGCCGAGGCGCGCGGCGGGAAGCCGCGCCGCCGCGGCACCCAGCCCAAGGTCGTCGCGCTCGGCGGCGGCATGGGCCTGTCCGCCTCGCTCGCCGCCCTGCGCCGGATCACCGGCGACCTCACAGCCGTCGTCACCGTGGCCGACGACGGCGGCTCCAGCGGGCGCCTGCGCGACGAGCTGGGCGTGCTGCCGCCCGGCGACCTGCGCAAGGCGCTGGCCGCGCTGTGCGGCGACGACGACTGGGGCCAGACCTGGGCCCGCGTCATCCAGCACCGCTTCCAGTCCCAGGGCGACCTGCACGAGCACGCGGTCGGCAACCTGCTGATCGTCGCCCTGTGGGAGCAGCTCGGCGACCACGTCCAGGCCCTGGACCTGGTCGGCAGGCTGCTGGGCGCGCACGGCCGCGTGCTGCCCATGTCCGCCGTACCCCTGGAGCTCCAGGCGCTGGTCAAGGGCCACGACCCGGACCGGCCGGACGACGTGGACACCGTGCGCGGCCAGGCCACCGTGGCGCTCACGCCCGGCGAGGTGCAGTCCGTGCACGTGGTCCCGCACGACCCGCCCGCCGTGCCGGAGGCCGTCGAAGCGGTCCTCGACGCGGACTGGGTGGTGCTCGGCCCCGGCTCCTGGTTCTCCTCGGTGATCCCGCACCTTCTGGTGCCCGAGCTGCTCGACGCCCTCACCCAGACGAAGGCGCGCCGGGTGCTCTCACTGAACCTCGCCCCGCAGCCCGGAGAAACCGATGGCTTCTCTCCGCAGCGTCATTTGGAGGTTTTGGGACGACACGCCCCTAAACTCGCCCTGGACGTGGTGCTGGCCGACGAGGCCGCCGTGCCCGACCTGGAGTCGCTCACGGACGCCGCCAAGCGGTTCGGAGCGGCGGTCGAGCTGGCGCCGGTGGCCCGGACCGACGGATCTCCGCGGCACGACCCGGAGCTGTTGGCCGCCGCGTACGACCGTATTTTTCGGATGCATGGAAGGATCGGCCCATGGCGATGA
- the whiA gene encoding DNA-binding protein WhiA, which yields MAMTAAVKDEISRLPVTRTCCRKAEVSAILRFAGGLHLVSGRIVIEAELDTAMAARRLKRDILEIFGHSSELIVMAPGGLRRGSRYVVRVVAGGDQLARQTGLVDGRGRPIRGLPPQVVSGATCDAEAAWRGAFLAHGSLTEPGRSSSLEVTCPGPEAALALVGAARRLSIAAKAREVRGVDRVVVRDGDAIGALLTRLGAHESVLAWEERRMRREVRATANRLANFDDANLRRSARAAVAAGARVQRALEILADEVPEHLAAAGRLRMDHKQASLEELGALADPPLTKDAVAGRIRRLLAMADKRAQDLGIPGTESNLTEDMADNMVG from the coding sequence ATGGCGATGACGGCAGCGGTGAAGGACGAGATCTCCCGGCTCCCCGTCACCCGGACCTGCTGCAGGAAGGCGGAGGTCTCCGCCATTCTGCGGTTCGCGGGCGGCCTTCACCTGGTGAGCGGGCGCATTGTGATCGAGGCGGAGCTGGACACGGCGATGGCGGCCCGGCGGCTCAAGCGGGACATCCTGGAGATCTTCGGCCACAGTTCGGAACTGATCGTGATGGCGCCCGGCGGACTGCGCCGCGGCTCCCGCTATGTCGTCCGCGTGGTCGCGGGCGGTGACCAGCTGGCCCGCCAGACCGGGCTCGTCGACGGCCGTGGCCGTCCGATCCGCGGGCTGCCCCCGCAGGTGGTCTCGGGGGCCACCTGCGACGCGGAGGCCGCCTGGCGCGGGGCCTTCCTGGCACACGGCTCGCTGACCGAGCCCGGCCGCTCCTCCTCCCTGGAGGTCACCTGCCCGGGCCCGGAGGCCGCGCTCGCGCTGGTCGGCGCCGCCCGCCGGCTCTCGATCGCCGCGAAGGCCCGCGAGGTGCGCGGTGTGGACCGCGTGGTCGTCCGGGACGGCGACGCGATCGGCGCGCTGCTCACCCGCCTCGGCGCGCACGAGTCGGTGCTCGCCTGGGAGGAGCGGCGGATGCGCCGCGAGGTCCGCGCCACGGCGAACCGTCTCGCCAACTTCGACGACGCCAACCTGCGCCGCTCGGCCCGCGCGGCGGTCGCCGCCGGGGCCCGCGTGCAGCGAGCCCTGGAGATCCTCGCCGACGAGGTCCCGGAGCATCTCGCGGCCGCCGGACGCCTGCGCATGGACCACAAGCAGGCCTCCCTGGAGGAGCTGGGCGCGCTCGCCGACCCGCCGCTGACCAAGGACGCCGTCGCCGGGCGCATCCGCCGCCTGCTGGCCATGGCCGACAAGCGGGCCCAGGACCTGGGCATTCCGGGTACGGAGTCCAACCTGACCGAGGACATGGCCGACAACATGGTCGGCTGA
- a CDS encoding M14 family zinc carboxypeptidase: protein MRRRARAILAACALMVGGAGMAPLAHAEGARAPKPDADAVKVFRAEVTKQQIPLLLAAGQDGHELGEQAPEKGTADVEVYLTDKQAHKLEKQGVELTEHTLSAKAEARVDDAAQGVFRPYSGKGNLQEEIVKTGAAHPDLTKVVSIGKTVNGQDILALKLTKGARKTKDGAKPAVLYMSNQHAREWITPEMTRRLMHYYLDNYATNKRIKKIVDSTELWFVLSANPDGYDYTFKDATARQWRKNLRDINGDGTITTGDGVDLNRNFAYKWGYDDEGSSPNPTSETYRGASPSSEPETKALDAFEKRIGFKYGINYHSAAELLLYGVGWQVATPSPDDVLYKALAGTPENSAVPGYHPQISSELYTTNGEADGHAGNVNGMAMFTPEMSTCQTASNLDPGDAWNAADCASVFTFPDDEKLIKQEFEKNIPFALSVAETAGHPDKPSSSVGIDAPDFTPATFTTSYSRGADQEVSVVVRKSVRNKELKYRVNGGRTHDATLRPWKGGETYGGTDNLYFDEYRAKVTDGDPGDKVEVWFTGKARGGKSTSSTHFTYTVAERPRADTLVVAEEGATATQTQAYVDALKANGKKPLVWDVAALGAPDALGVLDHFKTVVHYTGAVRPGNATQLQLRAFLNEGGKLIEAGESAGGSVDLGGGTLSNDFSQYYLGAYSRTSTAGATGFTGSGKLGGFTGALGDAPGNPLNAAGTFSVTSDSLPVATYPQFASAGAGQFAGTVNPYGPYAGSYMAAAVHTDDAYKRLTRTIDLTGVTAADAPKLRSQLLWDTEPGYDHAILEIHTTGADDWTTLPDLGGATSTAVPAECEAGFYVGEHPWLKRYLTVNATGCTNTGTSGAWNSFTGASTGWQQVNFDLSAYAGKSVEVSLSYVTDPGSGGHGVLADDASLVVGGTATQTEGFETSLGAWSVAGPPPGSPVVLKDWARVGELFKTYGAVTTGDTVLLGFGLEHVTAAADRTALIGKALAALQS, encoded by the coding sequence ATGAGACGAAGAGCGAGAGCGATCCTCGCTGCGTGTGCACTCATGGTGGGCGGGGCGGGCATGGCGCCGCTCGCCCACGCGGAGGGCGCACGTGCACCCAAGCCCGACGCGGACGCCGTCAAGGTGTTCCGCGCCGAGGTCACGAAGCAGCAGATACCCCTGCTGCTCGCGGCCGGGCAGGACGGCCATGAACTCGGCGAACAGGCGCCGGAGAAGGGCACGGCCGACGTCGAGGTCTATCTGACCGACAAGCAGGCCCACAAGCTGGAGAAGCAGGGCGTCGAACTCACCGAGCACACCCTTTCGGCCAAGGCCGAGGCGCGCGTGGACGACGCGGCGCAGGGCGTGTTCCGCCCGTACAGCGGCAAGGGCAATCTCCAGGAGGAGATCGTCAAGACCGGTGCGGCCCACCCCGACCTCACCAAGGTCGTCTCCATCGGCAAGACGGTCAACGGCCAGGACATCCTCGCGCTCAAACTGACCAAGGGCGCGAGGAAGACCAAGGACGGCGCCAAACCCGCAGTGCTGTACATGTCCAACCAGCACGCGCGCGAGTGGATCACGCCCGAGATGACACGGCGCCTGATGCACTACTACCTGGACAACTACGCGACGAACAAACGCATCAAGAAGATCGTCGACTCCACCGAACTGTGGTTCGTGCTGTCGGCCAACCCCGACGGCTACGACTACACGTTCAAGGACGCCACTGCCCGCCAGTGGCGCAAGAACCTGCGGGACATCAACGGCGACGGCACCATCACCACCGGCGACGGCGTCGACCTGAACCGCAACTTCGCCTACAAGTGGGGCTACGACGACGAGGGTTCGTCCCCCAACCCCACCAGCGAGACCTACCGCGGCGCGAGCCCGAGCTCCGAGCCCGAGACCAAGGCCCTCGATGCCTTCGAGAAGCGCATCGGCTTCAAGTACGGCATCAACTACCACTCCGCCGCCGAACTCCTCCTCTACGGAGTGGGCTGGCAGGTGGCCACGCCGAGCCCGGACGACGTGCTCTACAAGGCGCTCGCCGGCACCCCGGAGAACTCGGCGGTCCCCGGCTACCACCCCCAGATCTCCTCCGAGCTCTACACCACCAACGGCGAGGCGGACGGCCACGCGGGCAACGTCAACGGCATGGCGATGTTCACCCCCGAGATGTCGACCTGCCAGACCGCGTCGAACCTCGACCCGGGCGACGCCTGGAACGCGGCCGACTGCGCCTCGGTCTTCACCTTCCCGGACGACGAGAAGCTGATCAAGCAGGAGTTCGAGAAGAACATCCCGTTCGCGCTCTCGGTCGCCGAGACCGCCGGACACCCCGACAAGCCGTCCTCCTCGGTCGGCATCGACGCACCCGACTTCACCCCGGCCACCTTCACGACGTCGTACTCCCGCGGCGCCGACCAGGAGGTCTCCGTCGTCGTACGCAAGTCCGTACGCAACAAGGAGCTCAAGTACCGCGTCAACGGCGGCCGTACGCACGACGCGACGCTGCGGCCCTGGAAGGGCGGCGAGACCTACGGCGGCACCGACAACCTCTACTTCGACGAGTACCGGGCCAAGGTGACGGACGGCGACCCGGGCGACAAGGTCGAGGTCTGGTTCACCGGCAAGGCCCGGGGCGGCAAGTCCACCTCCAGCACCCACTTCACCTACACGGTGGCCGAGCGGCCGCGCGCCGACACACTCGTGGTCGCCGAGGAGGGCGCGACCGCCACGCAGACACAGGCCTACGTGGACGCGCTCAAGGCCAACGGCAAGAAGCCCCTCGTCTGGGACGTCGCCGCACTGGGCGCCCCCGACGCGCTCGGCGTGCTCGACCACTTCAAGACGGTCGTCCACTACACCGGCGCGGTCCGGCCGGGCAACGCCACCCAGCTCCAGCTGCGCGCCTTCCTCAACGAGGGCGGCAAGCTGATCGAGGCGGGCGAGAGCGCCGGCGGCTCCGTCGACCTCGGTGGCGGCACCCTCTCGAACGACTTCAGCCAGTACTACCTGGGCGCCTACTCCCGTACGTCCACCGCCGGGGCCACCGGATTCACCGGCTCCGGGAAGCTCGGCGGCTTCACGGGCGCGCTGGGCGACGCGCCGGGCAACCCGCTGAACGCGGCGGGCACCTTCAGCGTCACCTCGGACTCGCTGCCCGTCGCCACGTATCCGCAGTTCGCGAGCGCCGGAGCGGGCCAGTTCGCCGGGACCGTCAACCCGTACGGGCCCTACGCGGGCTCCTACATGGCGGCCGCCGTTCACACCGACGACGCCTACAAGCGCCTCACCCGCACCATCGACCTCACCGGTGTCACCGCGGCCGACGCTCCGAAGCTCCGCTCCCAGCTCCTGTGGGACACCGAGCCCGGCTACGACCACGCGATCCTGGAGATCCACACCACCGGCGCCGACGACTGGACGACGCTCCCCGACCTGGGCGGCGCCACCAGCACGGCCGTCCCCGCGGAGTGCGAGGCCGGGTTCTACGTGGGTGAGCACCCCTGGCTCAAGCGGTATCTGACCGTGAACGCCACCGGATGCACCAACACCGGCACGAGTGGCGCCTGGAACAGCTTCACGGGCGCCTCCACCGGCTGGCAGCAGGTCAACTTCGACCTGAGCGCGTACGCCGGGAAGTCGGTAGAGGTCTCCTTGAGCTACGTCACCGACCCGGGCTCCGGCGGCCACGGCGTCCTCGCCGACGACGCCTCGCTCGTCGTGGGCGGCACCGCCACCCAGACCGAGGGCTTCGAGACCTCGCTCGGCGCCTGGAGCGTCGCCGGGCCGCCCCCGGGCAGCCCGGTCGTGCTCAAGGACTGGGCGCGCGTCGGAGAGCTCTTCAAGACGTACGGAGCGGTCACCACGGGCGACACCGTGCTGCTGGGCTTCGGCCTGGAGCACGTCACCGCGGCGGCCGACCGGACGGCCCTGATCGGAAAGGCACTGGCCGCCCTGCAGAGCTGA
- the gap gene encoding type I glyceraldehyde-3-phosphate dehydrogenase → MTIRVGINGFGRIGRNYFRALLEQGADIEIVAVNDLGDTATTAHLLKYDTILGRLKAEVSHTADTITVDGHTIKVLSERNPADIPWGDLGVDIVIESTGIFTKKADAEKHIAGGAKKVLISAPAKDEDITIVMGVNQDKYDAANHHVISNASCTTNCVAPMAKVLDENFGIVKGLMTTVHAYTNDQRILDFPHSDLRRARAAAENIIPTTTGAAKATALVLPQLKGKLDGIAMRVPVPTGSATDLVVTLQREVTKDEVNAAFKKASEDGDLKGYLAYTEDPIVSSDIVSDPASCTFDSSLTMVQEGNSVKILGWYDNEWGYSNRLVDLTVFVGDQL, encoded by the coding sequence GTGACGATCCGCGTAGGCATCAACGGCTTTGGCCGCATCGGTCGTAACTACTTCCGCGCGCTGCTGGAGCAGGGTGCTGACATCGAGATCGTGGCTGTCAACGACCTGGGTGACACCGCGACCACCGCACACCTCCTGAAGTACGACACCATCCTGGGCCGTCTCAAGGCCGAGGTGTCGCACACCGCCGACACGATCACCGTCGACGGACACACCATCAAGGTGCTCTCCGAGCGCAACCCCGCCGACATCCCGTGGGGCGACCTCGGCGTCGACATCGTCATCGAGTCGACCGGCATCTTCACCAAGAAGGCCGACGCCGAGAAGCACATCGCGGGCGGCGCCAAGAAGGTCCTCATCTCGGCTCCGGCCAAGGACGAGGACATCACCATCGTGATGGGTGTCAACCAGGACAAGTACGACGCGGCCAACCACCACGTCATCTCCAACGCCTCCTGCACCACCAACTGTGTGGCGCCGATGGCCAAGGTTCTCGACGAGAACTTCGGCATCGTCAAGGGCCTGATGACGACGGTCCACGCGTACACCAACGACCAGCGCATCCTGGACTTCCCGCACTCGGACCTGCGTCGCGCCCGCGCCGCCGCCGAGAACATCATTCCGACCACGACCGGTGCCGCCAAGGCCACCGCCCTGGTCCTCCCGCAGCTCAAGGGCAAGCTCGACGGCATCGCGATGCGTGTCCCGGTCCCGACCGGTTCCGCCACCGACCTCGTCGTGACGCTCCAGCGCGAGGTCACCAAGGACGAGGTCAACGCCGCGTTCAAGAAGGCCTCCGAGGACGGCGACCTCAAGGGCTACCTGGCCTACACCGAGGACCCGATCGTCTCCTCGGACATCGTCAGCGACCCGGCCTCCTGCACCTTCGACTCCTCCCTGACCATGGTCCAGGAGGGCAACTCGGTGAAGATCCTCGGCTGGTACGACAACGAGTGGGGCTACTCCAACCGCCTCGTCGACCTCACGGTCTTCGTCGGCGACCAGCTCTGA